The Arabidopsis thaliana chromosome 5, partial sequence genomic interval TTCCAATACGGTGCGTTTTGGTCTCACTACCTGTGCTGGCTGTgcattctgtttttttttttttaattaaaatttttatacgCCTACCGAAAAATTCCTTTTGCTGTATTTTATAACAACGCAAATTAAATAATACGGAGTATTTTTAAACAGTAGACTAGGCGAGATTTTTCAGAAGATTTGGTGCATAATAGTGTGTAGGTGTGTCTGATAAGccataattattttcaatataacCTTTTCGTTTTTGGATCGATTATGTAATTAAGGCTGATTATTAGTGATTACACCTTTCTGGTTGCTGGAAATATAGGAGGCAGGAGAACGAAATGTCGTGGAGAATGTACCTTCTTCAAAAGATGTGTTGTCGGTGATTACCTTTTTTCACCACAGAAGCATCAACCAGAGGCTACTACTATTAAAATTGCATGATACGCTAATTAGTGAAATgaagtaaaatttattttattctttggcGAGGCCCACTTAGGGAGCTAGTAAGACCCCACTATTTTATTCTTTGGCGAGCGAGGCCTACTTGCCCATCATATTCAAGTGGATATGGAATGAGTTGAAACTCTTTTTCAGATGACAAGAGACGGGCTTAAGTGGTGAAACAACTAGTTAGGCTAAAAGGTGCATCATAAGGAACTTTTTTAAACCCCTAAAAGGTCACAATTACTCTCTTGACCTTTCCTGATCCACACAAAAGTTTAGCACTTCACTAGTGAAACTGACccttacaaaaaaatatgtaactaCAAAAGGGTCGTCCGATTTGAGACCAGAAGCCGCATCAGTATATTCCTCCTAAACACaagcaagaaagaaacagCACAAGTGCAAATTATTCACCTTTTCttgtatattttgatttgtatgaCATCAagcaaaaatatcataaagaAACCAGGTGTTTACCGAGTCAAAGTTGGGGGACTGGATGGcatgaaaccaaaattcttGAGTCTCACTGTCTTTAGAGGCTAAAAGAGACCTTGTGTTTTTCCTTCTAATCTACAGTTGGTGATATTTCTGTCTGAAGCAAAGAAAGTAAGTGATCATTTGGTTCGTTTAGATGATAGACATGTAGATAAGAGCTAATACTTACACGAGAGTGACAAGATGATTCTGAAACTAAGGAAGTTTCAGCTTGAAGTTAATCCGCAGCGACTTCATCTCCTCCAATTGCCGCTATAAGGGTTTAAGGATTCAGTTATTCTTAAGGAATTGAAGCAcacttttttctcatttttccaAACAGTTCCAAACAGAAACTCATGTTTTCAGTAAAATAGTGGCAATAATCGTCTAGACAATCTAATTACCTTAGATACACTTTCAGACGCCTGCTCGTGTCTGGCTTGGTGCAAACACCATTCCATGGCCATGTCAAATTCAAGGTTGTTAGGCTGAGAAGAATGTGATGTAGCCACGGCATCTCTCtggaaaaacatataaagacCAAAGAGCAAGAAGATTAGTAACGTAACaatgcatttttatttgtgtgcATTATGCAAGGGAAAgggaaatgaaaacaatacCATCTCCCGTCGCGTTTGAGTTTTGTGTAGTTTGATATGGCCTGAGAATAATGACGGCTTCCCTGGTGGAGTAATCTTAGCGAAAGAAGCAACAAGGGGCCTGTTGAGCAAAAAAGGCACAGCAGAGATTTCTGAGATGAAAGTATGCCAAAAAAATGGCACTGTACATCTCTGCAATTTATCATAGGAAGcttagagaaaaaagaagaatatgtcATTTCAGGTTCACCTCCCACTTGATAGCAACAAGCATCCCTCATCTAGTCTTCTAATCACCCTTTCTGCAACTTCtcttgttttgaaaatgaCCAAAGCTTCACCTGTATATCAAACAATATGAGGTGCTCTTCATTCCATTTATAGTATGTGAGAATCATAAATTAGAACCCGGTGAGTAAAATGGTAGCTTACCAATATGAGGAATAGTGACTGATGTACGCTCTATCATCCTCGCTTCGCATTGCTGGTTCAAAGCAGAATAGACTATATCCTGAAATACAATTCATAAATTTCTTAGGTTgcataaaaagagaaaagaagggaGGTTTCCATGAAGTAAATCAGGAAACAACTGCATTACATTAGGTTACATTGAGTAAGCATATACAATATACATTTTAAGAGACTCCTAAatgttgttgaaaaaaaaagagactcCTAAATAAACTGTAATACCTCCACTTCATCAGATGTATAAGTAGGATCCAAGTTTTGAAGAAGTACCACAGTCCCTTTTTTTTCTGCTTCCCTCATACTTTCTTCCCAAGGCTGGACATAATTTagacaaattaaaaagtcagTCCATAATTTCTGATACGACGTACAGAATCTGATAACAATTCAGGCTAGCTAGAAGAGACTACGCcagccaaacaaaaaataggtGCGGATAGAGAAAGTAAACAATTTGACTGCAGATTCAAAAGTAAACAACTGAGTCTCTCGAACATAGAAACGATCAAGAAAATACACTACTTTCTGAATAGCATATGAACGAGACGTTAACAATATTAACAGGTCACTCTACTAACATCATAAAACAAGCATGTCAAACACGAAAATGGAGGCAACCAAAAACGACATTTACAGAACTGGGGtgcaaaaaaaagttaaggaaAAGATACTTACAAGACTCCGGAACCATTTACTTTTTCCCTGAAataaataaggaaacaaaaatctgtTAGATAAACCTCAATGTTACCAAGCATTGTGGTAACATAATAAGATGAGAAGAATGACAGAACATCACTACAACTATACAACATACAGTGTGAAGGACTGTAAAACAAAACTGCTCCTTTTAGAATTGTGTTCTTGCAAAACCACATCCTTGCATCTAAAGATTTTACAACACGCTCTGAAATCTCATGAAACAGCCAGTTCCAAACCAATGTAAACTAAATCATATTGCAGGAAACATATAGTAAGTATAAACTTACAGCATCCGGCCTTCGGCACACTTCAGTTACTTGATAGTTTCTTTCATTATCATCTGCCGACATCTTGTCCTCAGCACGTCCAAAGCTGGGCTTCTTGGATATACCTTTTTCAGTTACagtttttgtagtttttcCTTCAGATACTGACACTACAAGATCTCGGTTCTTAACAAAGCTGCGCTTTTCGGGAGGGACTTCCTCTATAGTCACTTTGTCTCTAGGTCTCTTAAAAGATCCTGTATCCTTTTTACCATCAGAAGTAATGTTCTGCAAAATGGTTGTATCCCATCCATCTCGTACTGTAACAGAACCATcaagtttctgtttcttcagaGGCCTGTCATCCAATCCACTCGACTCTTGACTATATCTTTCTCCAGCGGGcatagatttttgtttagtcAACTGCTTTTTAACATCATTTTCTTGAGCTTTCTTTGAAATGGAATGAATTGTCCTGGAGCCAGAAGCTTCAAAAGAGTTACTATATCTTTCTTCGCCAGGcatagatttttgtttagttaactGTTTTTTAACTTCACTTTCTTGATCTTTGCCATTATAATGATTTCCCCTAGAGCCAGAATCCTTGTTAGACCTTTCTTCTGCAAgtgtagatttttttatagCGAGTTGGTAGtgacctttttctttctcttctttgcaaCCATTACTGTTTTCTTTACAGTCAGAAGATTCAAAAGCGCTGTCTTCGATTTTCCTAACTGAACCACTAGCTCCCCTAGCTAAAGGACCATTTGGTTTCAAACTATCTGACTTCCCATTTACGTCTGCTTCAATATTCTGCACCGCAGTTGCTTCTTTCTCAGAGCACGCTCTGTTAAAGATAAATTTAACTGCAAGAATTAGAGTGAAAAGAAGATATGATGTAAATAAAGAATCAAGATAGCTATTGAGTAGAATGTCAAAGCTATCAACTAAGATGAAACAAATTGTACCGTCAACTCCAGCAATCTTATCATCAATCGTATCCACAACTTTGCAACTTCCAACATCAAATGCTCGGCAAAACACGAAGTCCGCTGAGTTGAATTTTTCATCCGAGGGTTGTGgatttcttttgtcttttgaaaTGCATAGAACAGAGCATTTTCCACCGATTGCTTCCTAGTGAAATAATGTCATATCAGTATTAAAGCAGGTGTAATTTTAACTAATCACTTGCACCAGCTATTCGCACAATGGCACAAAGTTCAAACGAATATTTCAACCAAAAAGTGAAGCAAAGGTAAATCTCTCAAGACACAAGGACATGTTTGATTCACCATAGAAAGACGCTTGTAACAATGTTAGAAACCAACAAAAGTAATTGATCAACGTATTTCTGTTTGGGGAGCTTTGGGATGAGATCTATGCCATGGTTACAAAAGAGGACAAAAAAGCTACTTGGAGCACATATGTTGGTGAACAGAGAACAAGTTATCCTACCGCAAAGAATATaatattcaacaaaacaaaagtggaTGGACAATATAATTTAGTACGCAGCATAATATGAGATACATATCAATAAGAAAATGCCATGACATGCTCAATAAGTACTATGGAGAATGAAAATTCAACATAGTATGCAGAAGAATAATTAGTTACCAATTGGTTGGTATTAGCAAGGCCAAGACCTTCACCCGATGCTAAAAACACTTCATTGGCAAGTACATTCGGGACTCCTTCAAGATATGGCGCAATCTCAGAAGGTTTAAAGAACCAGAGAAGCTTGACTTTCTTTGGGATATGCTTATTAGCGTGTTCCCAAATTTTTATGATCATGCCAATGAAGGGTTCAGTAGAGTCTGGTTCACTGGCATTGCCAACTAAGACACAGTCATAAAGACGGTATTCATCGCCATCATAGGTGAAAGATTCATAGAACTGgacatctttctttttcccacCAACACCTTTCTTTTTACCCCACTTAAATTCTAAGCCTTCAGATGCTACAGATTCTTCCATTCTCTAAAAGCAATTTTCTACCTAGACAAACAGCAGAATAGTGTATCCAGATCAGAATTGCACGAGGAACTGATTAGACGACTGAACATATATCCACAATCGTTCATTTAAATGGTTGCATTGATAAATCGAAAGGAATACAAGAATTCCAACAGAAGATCAAACTCGTTTTCCAAGGATAACCGAGAGTACCCTTGACAAGGTGCAGAACACTTCAAGGACTTAAAATACTAAGACCAGAAGACacataaaaggaaaaaaccaTCACAAGATAGATCAAATCAATGATCCACCATATACTCCcaatcaatcaaaccaaaatcactCCCGAAACTCTATCAGATCCACTGTTAAACAAGGCAACACATTAATCTTTCAATTGAAATCATTAGCATTGTGcatataaccaaaaaccaTCCAATACATTCTTATAATGCACCATAACCAATCCATAAGAAACTTTTAAGTATTCAGTACTCAGACTAACGTTTAGTAATGACAAGGCTCTCTAAAAAAGCACGCAAGTCCACCAAAAAATACCGAAAGCAGCAAATCAGTTGATCAACGAAAGAAACTCCGTGAGAACAAAGAAcactaaataaaatagtagATAATTGAGttcaagtaaacaaaaaggcgattcagaaaaatcaaaagatcaCCAAACTACGCAATTGCAAAAAAGTGATAATATCATTTACGCAATGTAGGTTGAGATAAGCTTTTGCGTTCGTAAGAAACAGCGATTAACTGGGAAACAAAGAAGACGAAGTACTTTCACCAAcaattcaactttttttttaccttcacTGAAGAAATCAGTTTACAGTTTCCGAAGCCACCGAACGGAAAAATGGAACCCTAGCGAAATCAGAGTGACGCGAGTTCGATTAGGTCAAGATGAACAGAAATTGACGAAGCCCAGGTTTATCGCAgagggagaaaaaaaaaccctaatccctCGTTTTACCGGTTACTACAGTATCTCTCCACTTTATCTATCGCTAAAGTTCAtcataaacaaattcaaatcaaaatctctataGAGCAATTCAGTTTTGGTCGAagattgttcttgttgttgcagTTTCCAGAGAGAACGGTAAGTTCATGAAAGCTTTTCTCCTCCCATTCCCCCTTTCTCTGAGATTTTCTCTGTTACTTACTTTTTTAAATGAGTTGCACAAAAGACAGAAAGTAAAAATGATTAGgtctaaaaaaaatacattgaaATTGAATTATGCACAAAAGAAATACGtaattttagagaaaatatatttgagCAAAGATTTTTACCCCCTAAATACaacaatttctttattttattttttctataataataaatttccaatttttttacaCATGTATATGTGAGATACGGTCTGATCATATATACTAACCGTTAAACAAGATCATGGAAATTTAATCATATCTTCTAACTCGAATTAGTGAGCTTATATCATAATTTGTTTAGAATTATCCCTGATAAAAGTAGTTGTGGTATAAATGCTACATCCCTATTTTAGACTCTTACTTGTTTTGAtacttaaaattcaaaatcaaaatcatggaGTGGAGAAATTTATTGTTCTTCTAATGACTCCTGTCAATGGTCACACGTTTTAAAAAGATGGTGTCTTTAACAAAGCCAATGGACTGTGATTCTCACCATTCACCAATGCAATATTAATCACATACTCTCTATAGTTGAatgtgttttaattttctggAACACCCATTAATCTTTTGGCAACGGAGGTCAATATCAAGAAGTTAAGCTATCTATGCTTTTCACTTTTCAGTAAAGGATACAGAACAATTTTTGTCTCATTAAGGCCCACTACCAAAAAGGTCTGAAGAGTTGGGTTTAGGGATACTAGGCTGTTATATGGGCTGCTTCTAGGGTCTCGTAAAAagaaacggcgtcgtttttctgtcttttaaaagttttttaaaaatgcgGTGAGCGTGGATCGAACACGCGACCTTCAGATCTTCAGTCTGACGCTCTCCCAACTGAGCTATCCCCGCTTGATGCTTATATGCTTAACCTTTTATCTATATTTCCTATATTTGcgaataattttgttgtttttttcgtttgtttgttgatttttacAAAAGTTTAGTAGAGTCCGAATACATTACAAGTTGTAACACAAAtacattaaacaaaatctcAGCGTTGCATTAATCAAAGACAGTGCCCAAATAATTGGTACACTAACTGTTAGTTTTGTCGTTTTACACTAACTGTTATATAAGTCTccttataaaaagataatatgGAGAAGTGTTGTTTTGGTTCTCAGTGTTTGAGCCAGTAGTTTCTTAGCTGAGCCATATGCAACAATATCTCGTCCCGACCTTGATTCGTCACACTGCTGGTCATAATCCATGGCGGTGTTGTCTCAAAGAACCCTTGGATCAAGTCTTGGAACTCCTTTATGTTCGCCTCCGGTTTCTTCcctccatttttcttcttctttctcttgtcGCATTTTGTGAATATCAAAGTCATTGGAACCTGAGAGATATAGATAGCAATCATTCATTTCACAGAGACATTACACAATTAGTACAAGTCTTGACCATGATTGCCAATTAATGGGTTAAAGTGGGGTTTTCAAGGTTTAGGTACTTTTTATACCTGGTTTTGACCAAGCCAGCTTGCATACTCGAGATCGATTGGCTTTACAGGAATGCTGGCATCAACTAGTAAAAACACCGAGACCAATGTTGATCGATTTAGAAAATAGTCTTTGGTGAATTTGTTCCAGTCTTGTTTGAGTTCATGCGGTGCTGATGCATACCTGGATATATAAAATGTATCaactttcattttctataCTGAAAGTCCTCAAATTCCCTGGCACAGAAACTGTAATTGTATCCAAcagacacaaacaaaaaactaggAAAGACAGAGACTTGCCAGAGCAATTTTAAGGTGCTATGgcatgaaaaacaaaataatatcagTTAAACTTACCCGTAACCAGGCAAATCTACCAAGTACCACTTGTCGTTGATCCGGAAATGATTAATGCATTGCGTCTTTCCTACATGAAGAATAAACTACCAGAAGTTATAATCAACCTATATGTAGCATAAGCACAAGCACAAGCACGGCATGGATGCCTATCAGTTTCCAATTCTAATATCACGTCTATCAACCTTTCTAAGTGGTTCACTAGGAAGGAGTATTTGTGAATGAGATGTTCGGTCGACACTATAGAGATACTTTCATCATATATACATCCAAATCCCATTTTCATGAAATTATTATAGCATGGTCTAGCAGCAACACATATTACTCAAAGATTATATCCACTGATGCCATATCTTGGTTCGTATTCTCTACAACAATACCCCATCTTCAAAAGTACTAGAAACCAACAAATGCCGATGCTCCAAGGCAAATCTGTTCAATCTAACCAAGTGGGGATAGTCTATTGGTTTTGTCCTATTGACTATTGACTATTGATTGAGACTAGAGACTGATTCCCACTCAATGCCTCACTTGGCCACTACAGAATTCAAATGCTAGGCGTTAGCCCATGATTAGTGTGGACTCTAGCAAAACCCAGTTATAGAAGAATCATTTCAATAAATCAATTGACCTAAGcttccaacaacaacaaaaactgaCTTCTCCTTACTGCTTTACCAACACTCTCCAATCTCCTCATGAACATTAAAAAACTGACTACATCACTCTGTCTCAAAGATGTGATTGCTTCAGTTTCACATGACATTTCAACGGGAATAAGCCAAGTTGTTCTCTTAATCTATCATCTACTTAACCAGTGCTTCAGGTCCCCAAAATGGAAGCTTTTGATCCATAAATATAATGACACTCAAAATAATGTAGAAATCACACACCAGCTAAATGATAAGCACGATGGAGCAAAACTCAGCTTACCAGGTTTCTTAGAAGTCAAGGCAAGGCGTTTCCTCCTCACCAACGAATTGAGAAGCGATGATTTCCCAACATTGGATCTCCCAACAAGCGCAAACTCCGGCAACCCATCGGCCGGACAATCCTCCGTCTTGACACTACTCTTCACATAATCAGCCTGAACCACCTGTGCGTCCCTCGCGTACTTGCTCAGCACAATATTCGAACCCTTAAGTATCCTCGTCGTTAAACTCGCCGAGTCTTCACCGGATATATCGGTCTCCGGCGGAATAAAAAGCTTGTCGAGCGCAATCTCGACAGGTGCATCATCCAAATCGGTTGAATCTGAGACCGATAATGGTATGGGTTCAACAGTGGCGAGATTCGATTTAGACGCGAATGAGAAAAGGGTTCGAGATACTGTTACCGAAGGcttagggtttaagaaactGAAAtgcgaagaagagagagagaaagaaggtTTCGCGAGGATTGAGAGATGGAATCTTGGAAGATGCGCTAAAATCATATCTGATCGATTCTCTTCTAAGTAATAGTCTTATGAGCTTTTTAGTTCTCTTTAGATTCTGTGAGCAGCCATGGATGTAGGACTGAACTTACGGATGCGGAGGAGGTCGGGGAAACAATATCCACATCAAAACGCTACGTTTTGATGGTGGTAATCTGGACGATGAACTTTCCTTATATTACAATTTGCCCGCTCTATTTTAACGATTGTATCATTTCGCCACTATCTTCTAATTAGAGAGTAAATGGgtaaattagaaagaaaacaaaaagtataagGAGTATATAGCAAAATCGGGTCGTTGGCATCTCCTTCCACCTCTCCAAGCACGGACGAGACTTCGACCAGTGAAccaaaatctctctcaaaTTTATCACCCCGTGCTTCTGATCACGGTGGGATTCTCTCCGATCGGTGACATATCGTGGTTCATACTCCGGTGGATCTCACGGCGTAATAATTTATCATATCTGAATCGCAATCTTATTAACCATGGCTCCTCCGGCCGCTTCACAGCGTTATCCGTCACCGTCCCAACCTTCAGGGTAACTTATGCTTCTATCCATCCTCTCTCGATCAATAGCACTGAATTCACCTTACattttttagataattagCTGGGATCAATCTTTATGATTCGATCATCTCTTTTCATGCGTGGTCCGTCAGCTCATTACTTCTCGAATTTTATGATCTGTATTATTCCTATACGAAATCCAGAAATTCAGAAGCTCTCATTTAGCAGATCTAGTTTTAGTGCCTAGTTTTACCAGTCCGAGCTAAGTTATGTCAAAAAGCTAATGTGGAATCAGAAGAAGCCATTTAGTTTGAATTTTCCCCACTTAGAATCTGATTCCTAAATGCAGTGAGTATGGTCGATAATATCTGATCTCTATTTGGTCAAATGAAGCATGaattgaaaatagaaattgtTATTTATCAGGAAAAGCGAAGTGTCAGATCTGAAAACCCAGCTTCGCCAGCTAGCTGGAAGCAGAGCTCCAGGAGTTGATGATTCCAAACGTGACCTCTACAAGAAAGTAATATCGTACATGACTATTGGCATTGACGTCTCATCTGTATTTGGAGAGATGGTCATGTGCTCGGCAACATCAGACATTGTCCTGAAGAAGATGTGTTATCTTTACGTTGGAAACTATGCAAAGGGCAATCctgatctttctcttttgacGATTAATTTTCTGCAAAGGGATTGCAAAGATGAGGACCCTATGATCCGTGGGCTTGCATTGAGGAGCTTGTGTTCTTTACGAGTGCCAAACCTTGTGGAGTATCTGGTTGGTCCCTTGGGGAGCGGGCTCAAGGACAATAATAGCTATGTTAGAACTATCGCTGTTACTGGAGTACTAAAGCTTTATCACATCTCACCCTCAACATGCATTGATGCCGATTTTCCTGCAACGTTGAAAAGTTTGATGCTTCATGATTCAGATGCTCaggttaattttgttttgtatgtataatgttttgttggatGGAATTGGACTTGACTCCCTAGCATATTActtgttttgtataattattaatgttttgatataaaatatattgtcaGGTAGTTGCCAATTGCCTGTCTGCACTTCAAGAAATTTGGAGTTTAGAAGCAAGCCACTCTGAGGAAGCATGCCGGGAAAAGGAGTCCTTGCTCAGCAAGCcagttatatattatttcttgaATCGGTATGTACTTAAGCTCCTCCTTCAACTGTCTATCAGTATAACTTGTTGTTGTAGTGGTATTTACCATTGTGGTGTTTCACTGCAGGATCAAGGAATTCAATGAATGGGCACAATGTCTTATACTTGAGTTGGCAGTAAAATATGTGCCGTCAGATAGTAATGATATTTTTGACATTATGAATCTGTTGGAAGACAGACTGCAGCATGCCAATGGAGCTGTTGTCTTGGCAACAGTCAAAGTGTTTTTACAATTAACTCTCTCCATGACTGATGTTCATCAACAGGTTTAAAGTCCACCTCCTCTATCTTTAATCATCGAAAATTATTCCTAATGAAATTAGTTATGTGCGGAATTTCAtgaacaaatttgtaaaatagtCTCTGCATTGTCCACATAGTGAAGCATTATTTATATTACTTTTGGAAACATAGTCTGGAAGCTTAAAATCTAATCTTAACAATCATAGTCATCATTGATTTGTTATCATTTAAGATGATCACTGTCTAACTAATGCCAAATGATCTTGTATAGGTATATGAGCGTATTAAATCCCCACTTCTAACTCTTGTCAGTTCTGGAAGTCCAGAGCAATCGTATGCAATCTTGAGCCACCTTCATCTTTTGGTTGTTCGTGCGCCATTCATCTTTGCTGCAGACTATAAGCATTTCTACTGCCAGTACAATGAACCATCATATGTCAAAAAGTTGAAGCTTGAGATGTTGACTGCTGTTGCAAACGAGAGCAACACTTACGAAATCGGTAATGATTTCAAACTATGTCAATATGGAATCTGAAGCTAGAAAACCTTTCTTTTCCGGCTCTTTGATTGGACTAATTcgtacttttttcttttcagtgACGGAACTGTGTGAGTATGCTGCAAACGTTGATATTGCAATTGCGAGAGAGTCAATTCGAGCAGTTGGAAAGATTGCTTTGCAACAGTATGATGTAAATGCGATTGTTGATAGACTTCTTCAATTTCTGGAGATGGAAAAGGACTATGTGACCGCTGAAACTTTGGTAAACTATCATTTGAACTATTCACGGAGATGATTGGCCATCACATTGATACTTATAttgtttacattttcataACAATTCCACTTGTCTGGTTCCTCTTCTAGGTTCTTGTAAAGGACCTTCTAAGGAAGTATCCACAATGGAGCCATGACTGCATTTCTGTTGTTGGGGGTATCAGCAGCAAAAATATCCAGGAACCGAAAGCCAAGGCGGCTCTTATATGGATGTTGGGTGAGTATGCACAGGACATGAGTGATGCTCCTTATGTTTTGGAGAATCTGATAGAAAACTGGGAGGAAGAGCATTCAGCCGAGGTATTTAGGCAtcacttttctgtttttccttgCTACTGAAATTATGGTTCCATTTATGCGTGAGAATGAGGACTTGCTCATTAGTATATGTTCCCAATTTGTGCCATTGAGCAGGTTCGGTTACATCTCTTAACTGCGGCAATGAAATGCTTTTTCAAGAGGGCACCTGAGACTCAGAAAGCCCTAGGAACAGCTCTAGCTGCAGGCATTGCTGATTTTCACCAGGTTTCTTCCTATCTCCCCTTccaaatttctctttctttttttcaaaccCATTGGCCTATTAGATCACTAATTCAACATTTACTGTTGGCATAGGATGTTCATGACCGAGCCTTGTTCTACTATCGGGTTCTGCAATACGATGTACACGTGGCAGAACGTGTTGTTAGTCCTCCAAAACAGGCGGTTTCAGTCTTTGCTGACACTCAAAGCAGTGAAATCAAAGACCGTGTATTTGACGAGTTTAACAGCCTTTCTGTGATATACCAGAAGGTATGTTTCCTGACTTTACTACTGAAGCCAATGTAGTAGTATGCATTCATTAGCCTACATTACTCAGAGGTGTTCCTTATATGTTTTCATAATAAAATGACTTTTTGCAGCCATCTTACATGTTTACGGATAAGGAACACCGAGGACCCTTTGAGTTTTCTGACGAAGTTGGAAATATTTCCATCACACCTGAAGCCTCCAGCGACATTGTTCCAGCTCAGCAATATGAGGCAAATGACAAGGACCTGCTTCTAGGTATTGACGAGAAGGATGAAAATAAAGGAGTTTCCAATAACAATGGTTCTGCTTACACGGCCCCTTCATTAGAAAGCTCCTCTAATATAACCTCACAAATGCAAGAGCTTGCAATCTCCGGCCCTGCCACATCCGCAACTACCCCACAatcatttggttttgatgatctctttggtttgggtttatcAACCGCTCCTGCTC includes:
- a CDS encoding adaptin family protein (adaptin family protein; FUNCTIONS IN: protein transporter activity, binding; INVOLVED IN: intracellular protein transport, vesicle-mediated transport, protein transport; LOCATED IN: membrane coat, clathrin adaptor complex; EXPRESSED IN: 23 plant structures; EXPRESSED DURING: 14 growth stages; CONTAINS InterPro DOMAIN/s: Clathrin adaptor, beta-adaptin, appendage, C-terminal subdomain (InterPro:IPR015151), Armadillo-like helical (InterPro:IPR011989), Armadillo-type fold (InterPro:IPR016024), Clathrin/coatomer adaptor, adaptin-like, appendage, C-terminal subdomain (InterPro:IPR009028), Adaptor protein complex, beta subunit (InterPro:IPR016342), Clathrin/coatomer adaptor, adaptin-like, N-terminal (InterPro:IPR002553); BEST Arabidopsis thaliana protein match is: Adaptin family protein (TAIR:AT4G23460.1); Has 1807 Blast hits to 1807 proteins in 277 species: Archae - 0; Bacteria - 0; Metazoa - 736; Fungi - 347; Plants - 385; Viruses - 0; Other Eukaryotes - 339 (source: NCBI BLink).) — translated: MAPPAASQRYPSPSQPSGKSEVSDLKTQLRQLAGSRAPGVDDSKRDLYKKVISYMTIGIDVSSVFGEMVMCSATSDIVLKKMCYLYVGNYAKGNPDLSLLTINFLQRDCKDEDPMIRGLALRSLCSLRVPNLVEYLVGPLGSGLKDNNSYVRTIAVTGVLKLYHISPSTCIDADFPATLKSLMLHDSDAQVVANCLSALQEIWSLEASHSEEACREKESLLSKPVIYYFLNRIKEFNEWAQCLILELAVKYVPSDSNDIFDIMNLLEDRLQHANGAVVLATVKVFLQLTLSMTDVHQQVYERIKSPLLTLVSSGSPEQSYAILSHLHLLVVRAPFIFAADYKHFYCQYNEPSYVKKLKLEMLTAVANESNTYEIVTELCEYAANVDIAIARESIRAVGKIALQQYDVNAIVDRLLQFLEMEKDYVTAETLVLVKDLLRKYPQWSHDCISVVGGISSKNIQEPKAKAALIWMLGEYAQDMSDAPYVLENLIENWEEEHSAEVRLHLLTAAMKCFFKRAPETQKALGTALAAGIADFHQDVHDRALFYYRVLQYDVHVAERVVSPPKQAVSVFADTQSSEIKDRVFDEFNSLSVIYQKPSYMFTDKEHRGPFEFSDEVGNISITPEASSDIVPAQQYEANDKDLLLGIDEKDENKGVSNNNGSAYTAPSLESSSNITSQMQELAISGPATSATTPQSFGFDDLFGLGLSTAPAPTPSPPLLKLNARAALDPGAFQQKWRQLPISLTQECSVNPQGIAALTVPQSLIKHMQSHSIHCIASGGQSPNFKFFFFAQKESEPSNYLTECIINTSSAKAQIKVKADEQSTCQAFTTVFETALSKFGMP